The proteins below are encoded in one region of Polynucleobacter sp. AP-Elch-400A-B2:
- the rimI gene encoding ribosomal protein S18-alanine N-acetyltransferase yields the protein MADSLNSEQSNTEGVSELSFLPMTAADLDSVLAIEAVSHIHPWTKGNFSDSLAAGHWAYCVRPQLADEVKGSYLDPDILWAYCILFPAVDELHLLNITVSPKLRRLGIGVKMMNAIEGVAAQQNMPRIILEVRPSNESALQLYQSLGYEQIGLRKNYYPVDSVYGVREDALVLAKSIKLEA from the coding sequence ATGGCTGATAGCCTTAACTCCGAGCAATCGAATACTGAAGGTGTTTCTGAGCTTTCATTTTTGCCTATGACTGCGGCAGATTTGGATTCGGTTCTGGCTATTGAAGCGGTTTCACACATTCACCCATGGACTAAGGGTAATTTCTCAGACTCATTGGCTGCGGGTCATTGGGCTTATTGTGTCAGACCCCAATTAGCAGATGAGGTAAAAGGCAGCTATTTAGATCCAGATATTCTTTGGGCCTATTGCATCTTGTTTCCTGCTGTAGATGAATTGCACCTTCTGAACATTACGGTTTCTCCAAAATTACGTCGCTTAGGTATCGGCGTAAAAATGATGAATGCAATTGAGGGTGTAGCTGCCCAACAAAATATGCCCCGCATCATTCTGGAGGTTCGCCCCAGCAACGAATCAGCCCTGCAACTCTATCAAAGCCTTGGGTATGAGCAAATTGGTTTGCGCAAAAATTATTACCCAGTTGATTCTGTTTATGGTGTACGTGAAGACGCACTAGTTTTGGCTAAATCGATTAAGCTTGAGGCATGA